One window of Chryseobacterium indologenes genomic DNA carries:
- a CDS encoding aldose epimerase family protein, whose translation MKKATHNGIFILLFLIIFGCRKENNKQDISGKMENVHTSDYGVTPKGDSIKKYTLTNKNGMKVEVINFGGIITSLTAPDRNGKYEDVVLGFTKPEGYFDGNPYYFGALIGRYGNRIANAKFSLEGKIYEIDKNDGPNSLHGGKEGFHTKFWNIEEVKDAKFPTLKLSYTSADGEEGYPGKLTTTVFYTLTDDNALEISYEAETDKPTVVNLTQHSYFNLSGNFTKTITDHELQINADQFLPVNETLIPTGEQKAVKGTPFDFTVSKPIGKDISAEDDQLKKGKGYDHNWILNGKGLRSIAKVYHQGTGRLMEVFTDEPGVQFYSGNFLDGKFDTKTGGKNEFRTGFCLETQHFPDSPNQPSFPSAELKPGQKYQSKTIYKFSVKK comes from the coding sequence ATGAAAAAAGCAACACATAATGGTATTTTTATTTTATTATTTTTAATTATTTTCGGCTGCAGAAAAGAAAATAACAAACAGGATATTTCAGGAAAAATGGAGAATGTTCATACTTCAGACTATGGAGTGACACCAAAAGGCGATTCTATTAAAAAATACACGCTGACCAATAAAAACGGGATGAAAGTTGAGGTCATCAACTTCGGAGGAATTATCACTTCTTTAACCGCTCCGGACAGGAACGGGAAATACGAGGATGTAGTCCTTGGCTTTACAAAACCAGAAGGGTATTTTGATGGCAACCCGTATTATTTCGGGGCATTGATCGGAAGATATGGCAACAGAATTGCCAACGCAAAATTCTCACTGGAAGGTAAAATATACGAAATCGATAAAAATGATGGTCCCAACAGCCTTCACGGAGGAAAAGAGGGATTTCATACCAAATTCTGGAATATTGAAGAGGTAAAGGATGCAAAATTTCCGACATTGAAATTGTCTTACACCAGCGCAGACGGTGAAGAAGGATACCCGGGAAAACTGACAACAACCGTTTTCTACACCCTTACAGATGACAATGCTTTGGAAATTTCCTATGAAGCAGAAACCGATAAGCCTACAGTGGTAAATCTTACCCAGCATTCTTATTTTAACCTGTCAGGAAACTTTACTAAAACGATCACTGATCATGAGCTGCAGATTAATGCAGATCAATTCCTTCCGGTGAACGAAACCCTGATTCCTACGGGTGAACAGAAAGCGGTAAAAGGTACTCCTTTTGATTTCACGGTTTCAAAACCGATCGGAAAAGATATCAGTGCAGAGGATGATCAGTTGAAAAAAGGAAAAGGATATGACCACAACTGGATCCTGAACGGAAAAGGTCTGAGGAGCATCGCCAAAGTGTATCACCAGGGAACAGGAAGACTGATGGAAGTCTTCACAGATGAACCCGGTGTGCAGTTTTATTCCGGAAATTTTCTTGACGGAAAATTTGATACTAAAACAGGAGGTAAAAATGAATTCAGAACAGGGTTCTGTCTGGAGACCCAGCATTTCCCGGATTCACCGAACCAGCCTTCTTTTCCTTCCGCAGAATTGAAGCCCGGACAGAAGTACCAGTCTAAAACCATCTATAAATTCTCCGTTAAAAAATAA
- a CDS encoding L-ribulose-5-phosphate 4-epimerase: MNTYKELQRECYEANMQLDALKLVVYTFGNVSAVDRDKGIFAIKPSGVPYDILKPEDMVILDFDANVIEGRLRPSSDTKTHAYLYKNWENIGGISHTHAIYSVAWAQAQMDIPVFGTTHADYLTTDIPCAPPMRDELIEGNYEYNTGIQILECFKEKQLSPEEVEMVLIGNHGPFTWGKNAEKAVYNSKVLETIAEMAYLTRQINPDAERLKDSLIKKHYERKHGKNAYYGQEFKH, from the coding sequence ATGAATACTTATAAAGAACTCCAAAGAGAATGTTATGAAGCGAATATGCAGCTGGATGCCCTGAAGCTGGTGGTCTATACCTTTGGGAATGTAAGCGCTGTGGATCGCGACAAGGGGATTTTTGCGATTAAACCAAGCGGTGTCCCTTATGATATTTTAAAACCGGAAGATATGGTGATTTTAGACTTTGATGCCAATGTCATTGAAGGCAGGCTCAGACCTTCTTCCGATACCAAAACCCACGCTTACCTGTACAAAAACTGGGAAAACATCGGTGGGATTTCTCACACTCATGCGATCTATTCCGTGGCCTGGGCACAGGCACAAATGGATATTCCTGTTTTCGGAACCACCCATGCAGACTATCTTACGACAGATATTCCCTGCGCTCCACCTATGCGGGATGAACTGATTGAAGGAAACTACGAATACAATACAGGAATACAGATTCTGGAATGCTTTAAAGAAAAACAGCTCTCTCCGGAAGAGGTAGAAATGGTTCTGATCGGCAATCACGGTCCGTTTACCTGGGGAAAAAATGCTGAGAAAGCAGTCTACAACAGTAAAGTGCTGGAAACCATTGCCGAAATGGCTTATCTCACCAGACAGATCAATCCTGATGCAGAGCGCCTGAAAGATTCGCTCATCAAAAAACACTATGAACGTAAACACGGCAAGAATGCTTATTACGGACAGGAATTTAAACACTAA
- the araA gene encoding L-arabinose isomerase, which translates to MLTPLNTKEIWFITGSQHLYGPETLAQVAGHSQKIVAELEKSSFIPVKVIVKPTVKTTEEIFETIAAANQAENCIGIITWMHTFSPAKMWIRGLKILQKPLLHLHTQFNRDIPWSTMDMDFMNLNQAAHGDREFGFMVSRLRKNRKVVVGHWSEERVQKQIGDWSRVAAGWDDWQGAKFARFGDNMRFVAVTDGDKVEAETQFGFSVNTWGLGDLVGVINSISEGEIKSLMEEYESSYHMATSLLQGGTNRSSLHTAAKIELGLEKFLKEGGFKGFSDTFEDLHGLEQLPGIAVQRLMQKGYGFAGEGDWKTAALVRAMKTMGQGLEGGNAFMEDYTYHLDPSNPSILGSHMLEVDPVLAAGKPSCEIHPLGIGGKADPVRLVFNSRGNIDSLNAALMDFGNHFRLLINKTRALEITEELPKLPVARVLWKPLPDLYTAAEAWILAGGAHHTCYSENISAEQLEDFAEIAGIESLVIDEDTRMRDFKNTLRWNEMYYR; encoded by the coding sequence ATGTTAACACCTCTCAATACCAAAGAAATCTGGTTCATCACAGGAAGTCAGCATTTATACGGACCAGAAACACTGGCACAGGTAGCAGGCCACTCACAAAAAATTGTGGCAGAACTTGAAAAATCTTCTTTCATTCCGGTAAAAGTCATTGTAAAGCCAACGGTAAAAACTACCGAAGAGATATTTGAAACCATTGCAGCAGCCAATCAGGCAGAAAACTGTATAGGAATCATCACGTGGATGCACACTTTTTCACCCGCCAAAATGTGGATCAGAGGATTAAAAATCTTACAGAAACCTCTTTTGCATCTGCATACCCAATTTAACAGAGATATTCCATGGTCAACCATGGATATGGATTTTATGAATCTTAACCAGGCAGCTCACGGAGACCGTGAATTTGGTTTCATGGTAAGCAGACTCAGAAAGAACAGAAAAGTAGTGGTAGGACACTGGTCAGAAGAAAGAGTTCAGAAGCAGATCGGCGACTGGAGCCGTGTTGCTGCAGGCTGGGACGACTGGCAGGGAGCTAAATTTGCCCGTTTCGGAGATAATATGAGATTTGTAGCCGTTACGGATGGTGATAAAGTAGAAGCTGAAACCCAATTCGGCTTTTCAGTCAATACCTGGGGACTCGGTGATCTTGTTGGAGTTATCAATTCAATAAGTGAAGGGGAAATAAAAAGCCTTATGGAAGAATATGAATCTTCTTATCACATGGCAACATCCCTTTTACAAGGAGGAACTAACAGAAGTTCACTTCATACCGCTGCAAAAATTGAATTAGGACTTGAAAAATTTTTAAAAGAGGGAGGATTTAAAGGATTTTCTGATACTTTTGAAGACCTTCACGGGCTGGAGCAGCTGCCGGGAATTGCCGTACAGCGCCTGATGCAGAAAGGATACGGATTTGCAGGCGAAGGAGACTGGAAAACAGCAGCACTCGTACGTGCCATGAAAACAATGGGGCAGGGCCTTGAAGGAGGGAATGCCTTTATGGAAGATTATACCTATCATCTGGATCCTTCCAATCCTTCCATTTTAGGTTCTCATATGCTGGAAGTAGATCCTGTGCTTGCAGCCGGAAAACCTTCATGTGAGATCCATCCGCTGGGAATCGGGGGAAAAGCAGATCCGGTGCGTCTTGTTTTTAACTCCAGAGGAAATATTGATTCTCTGAACGCTGCCCTGATGGACTTTGGAAACCATTTCAGACTGCTGATCAACAAAACCAGAGCATTGGAAATTACAGAAGAGTTGCCAAAACTCCCTGTAGCAAGGGTTTTATGGAAACCTCTTCCTGATTTATATACCGCCGCAGAAGCCTGGATACTGGCTGGAGGGGCACACCATACATGTTACAGTGAAAATATTTCAGCAGAGCAGCTGGAGGATTTTGCTGAGATAGCTGGGATTGAATCATTAGTCATTGATGAAGATACCAGAATGCGTGATTTTAAAAATACACTTCGTTGGAATGAAATGTATTATCGTTAA
- a CDS encoding ribulokinase, giving the protein MKKYVIGLDYGTDSVRAVLIDTENGSEITSSVSYYQRWKEGKFCNPSANSFRQHPSDHIEGLEKTISEVVQESGIPAEQIVSICIDTTGSSPLPVTNDGTALALVPGFEENPNAMMVLWKDHTAIREAEEINTLARTWGGEDYTKYEGGIYSSEWFWAKILHISRADAEVKNAAYSWMEHCDYLTFLLSDHKDLATFKRSRCAAGHKAMWHESWDGLPSEEFLNRLDPSLGALRSRLYRETYTSDEIAGYLNEEWAAKTGLTTKTIITVGTFDAHSGAVGARVEENTLIRIMGTSTCDIMVASQEAIGEKTVKGICGQVDGSVIPGLIGLEAGQSAFGDVLAWYKDILMWPVHQVMVHSESISDEQKTKLAEEMEAGLIRKLTLEAEKIPLSDTVPIALDWVNGRRTPDADQELKAAISQLSLGTEAPHIFKALVNAICFGAKKIVDRFEEEGVKINKVIGIGGVARKSPFIMQTLANVLDMPIVVAASDQTPALGAAVYAAVSAGIYPTVQEASMKMGSGFEAEYEPKAEEVQHYRELMQQYQKLADFVEYNTKLKNNRKELQSS; this is encoded by the coding sequence ATGAAAAAATATGTCATCGGGCTGGACTATGGTACAGATTCCGTACGGGCCGTCCTTATTGATACTGAAAACGGTTCCGAAATAACTTCTTCAGTCAGCTACTACCAGAGATGGAAGGAAGGTAAATTCTGTAATCCCTCAGCCAATAGTTTCAGACAGCATCCTTCAGATCATATTGAAGGTCTGGAAAAGACTATTTCAGAAGTAGTACAAGAAAGCGGAATACCGGCAGAACAAATCGTCAGTATTTGTATTGATACTACAGGATCGTCGCCGCTTCCTGTAACCAATGATGGAACAGCCCTGGCACTGGTTCCGGGATTTGAAGAAAATCCCAATGCTATGATGGTTTTATGGAAAGACCACACCGCCATTCGTGAAGCCGAAGAAATCAATACCCTGGCAAGAACATGGGGTGGTGAAGATTATACAAAATATGAAGGCGGTATTTATTCTTCAGAATGGTTCTGGGCTAAAATACTGCACATCAGCAGAGCAGATGCAGAAGTAAAAAATGCGGCTTATAGCTGGATGGAACACTGTGATTATCTGACTTTCCTTTTATCAGATCATAAAGACCTGGCTACCTTTAAAAGAAGCCGTTGTGCAGCTGGCCACAAAGCTATGTGGCATGAGTCATGGGACGGCCTGCCTTCCGAAGAATTCCTCAACAGGCTTGATCCTTCTCTGGGAGCGCTCAGATCAAGATTATACCGGGAAACCTATACTTCAGATGAAATTGCCGGTTACCTGAATGAAGAATGGGCTGCAAAAACCGGTCTTACCACCAAAACCATCATTACCGTGGGAACCTTTGATGCCCACTCAGGAGCTGTAGGAGCCAGAGTGGAAGAAAATACACTGATCAGGATCATGGGAACTTCTACCTGTGATATTATGGTAGCCTCACAGGAAGCTATCGGAGAAAAAACGGTAAAAGGAATCTGTGGACAGGTTGACGGCTCCGTAATTCCCGGATTGATAGGGCTTGAAGCAGGGCAGTCTGCCTTTGGAGATGTGCTGGCATGGTATAAAGATATCCTGATGTGGCCGGTTCACCAGGTTATGGTGCATTCCGAAAGTATTTCAGATGAGCAGAAGACAAAGCTTGCTGAAGAAATGGAGGCAGGACTTATCAGAAAATTAACCCTTGAAGCAGAAAAAATTCCTCTTTCAGATACCGTTCCGATTGCCTTGGACTGGGTAAACGGAAGGAGAACACCGGATGCAGATCAGGAACTTAAAGCAGCCATCAGTCAGCTTTCTCTGGGAACAGAAGCTCCCCATATTTTCAAAGCTTTGGTGAATGCCATTTGTTTCGGAGCTAAAAAGATCGTTGACCGTTTTGAAGAAGAAGGTGTGAAAATCAATAAAGTGATCGGAATCGGAGGAGTAGCAAGGAAATCGCCGTTTATCATGCAGACACTCGCTAATGTTCTGGATATGCCGATTGTTGTTGCCGCTTCGGACCAGACTCCTGCGCTGGGGGCTGCTGTTTATGCGGCCGTATCAGCAGGAATTTATCCGACTGTACAGGAAGCAAGCATGAAAATGGGTTCCGGATTTGAAGCAGAATACGAACCGAAAGCCGAAGAAGTACAGCACTACAGAGAATTAATGCAGCAATACCAGAAGCTCGCTGATTTTGTAGAATACAATACCAAGCTGAAAAACAACAGAAAAGAACTTCAGAGCTCCTGA
- a CDS encoding alpha-L-arabinofuranosidase C-terminal domain-containing protein, which produces MTTKNKIFSITISLSAAFFSAQNNMVRTFNLDLKETSAPVKIQPTMYGIFFEDINFAADGGLYAELIKNRSFEFDEPFTGWKQPNTKTLSPNLDSGFLTIYSDPAKTNKNYARITVLNDKNYILENEGFRGIGLHQDENYDFSFDLENVSGNIAAVNASLVDENGKEISSVSTLIKGKGWRKYIAVFKSPQTVEKAKLRITFTGNGIVNMDMISLFPQDTWKGRKGGLRKDLVQKLYDLQPGFLRFPGGCIVEGRTLAERYQWKKTIGNVADREYLINKWSTGFPHRLTPDYGQSFGLGFYEYFQLSEDLGAEPVPILSCGMACQFNTAELVKMEDLDPYVQDALDLIEFANGGSGTKWGKIRAEMGHPKPFNLKIIGVGNEQWGADYIERYKVFEKSIHAKYPDVKIISGSGPSPDGEFFEYGWKELKQLNAQIVDEHYYNSPEWFVQNAGRYDKYDRSGPKVFAGEYAAQSVGVVKPDNKNNWLTALSEAAFMTGLERNADVVYMTSYAPLFAHADSWQWTPDLIWFNNLKSYATPNYYVQKLFSNNKGTDVLKIESNGKAVSGQEKLYATAVKDAKTHEIIIKIVNADTQAKTVNIKAGTLKMGKKITKILLSAAQLSTENSFDAEPIKPKEEISEVKNGEISTKIPTNSLVVLKLKTI; this is translated from the coding sequence ATGACAACCAAAAATAAAATATTTTCCATCACAATTTCCCTCAGTGCCGCTTTTTTTTCGGCTCAGAATAATATGGTCCGTACCTTTAACCTGGATCTGAAAGAAACCTCTGCTCCTGTTAAAATACAGCCCACCATGTACGGGATTTTCTTTGAAGACATCAATTTTGCAGCAGATGGCGGATTGTATGCTGAGCTGATTAAAAACCGAAGCTTTGAATTTGATGAACCTTTTACAGGATGGAAACAGCCCAACACAAAAACACTCTCTCCTAATCTGGATTCCGGGTTTCTGACCATTTATTCCGATCCTGCCAAAACCAATAAGAATTACGCGAGGATTACCGTTCTCAATGATAAAAATTATATTCTCGAAAATGAAGGATTCAGAGGAATAGGCCTTCATCAGGATGAAAATTATGATTTTAGTTTTGATCTGGAGAATGTTTCAGGAAATATTGCTGCAGTAAATGCCAGTCTTGTTGATGAAAACGGGAAGGAGATTTCTTCAGTTTCCACACTCATCAAAGGAAAGGGGTGGCGGAAATACATAGCCGTTTTTAAATCACCACAAACCGTAGAAAAAGCAAAACTGCGGATCACATTTACCGGAAACGGTATTGTAAACATGGATATGATTTCCCTCTTCCCGCAAGATACCTGGAAAGGCAGAAAAGGAGGCTTACGAAAAGATCTTGTTCAGAAACTGTATGATTTGCAACCCGGATTTTTGAGATTTCCTGGAGGCTGTATTGTTGAAGGAAGAACGTTGGCAGAGCGATATCAGTGGAAAAAAACAATAGGAAATGTGGCAGACCGTGAATACCTCATCAATAAATGGAGTACAGGATTTCCGCACAGGCTTACACCGGATTACGGGCAGTCTTTCGGATTGGGATTTTATGAATATTTCCAGCTTTCCGAAGATCTGGGTGCAGAACCGGTTCCTATTCTGAGTTGTGGAATGGCATGCCAGTTCAACACCGCAGAACTGGTGAAAATGGAAGACCTTGATCCCTACGTTCAGGATGCCCTGGACCTGATTGAATTTGCCAACGGAGGTTCTGGCACAAAATGGGGTAAAATCCGTGCTGAAATGGGACATCCAAAGCCTTTTAATTTAAAAATTATCGGAGTGGGAAATGAACAGTGGGGAGCGGATTATATTGAACGCTATAAAGTATTTGAAAAATCCATTCATGCAAAATATCCTGACGTTAAGATCATCTCCGGAAGCGGACCGTCACCTGACGGCGAATTCTTCGAGTATGGATGGAAAGAGTTGAAGCAGCTTAATGCGCAGATTGTAGATGAACATTATTACAATTCTCCCGAATGGTTCGTGCAAAATGCAGGCAGATACGATAAATATGACCGCTCCGGGCCAAAAGTTTTTGCCGGGGAATATGCAGCCCAGTCTGTAGGCGTGGTAAAACCTGATAATAAAAATAACTGGCTGACCGCCCTTTCGGAAGCCGCTTTTATGACCGGTCTTGAAAGAAATGCAGATGTTGTGTATATGACTTCCTATGCACCGCTTTTTGCCCATGCTGATAGCTGGCAGTGGACACCCGATCTCATCTGGTTCAATAATCTGAAATCTTATGCAACCCCGAATTATTATGTTCAGAAATTATTCTCCAATAATAAAGGAACGGATGTACTGAAAATAGAAAGCAACGGAAAAGCAGTATCCGGCCAGGAAAAATTATACGCTACAGCAGTAAAAGACGCGAAAACTCATGAGATCATTATTAAAATCGTCAATGCTGATACTCAGGCTAAAACAGTAAATATCAAAGCCGGAACTCTGAAAATGGGTAAAAAAATAACCAAAATCCTTCTGTCTGCAGCACAGCTTTCTACTGAAAATAGTTTCGATGCTGAACCCATAAAACCTAAAGAAGAGATTTCTGAAGTCAAAAATGGGGAAATTTCAACGAAAATTCCCACCAATTCTTTAGTGGTTTTAAAGTTGAAAACAATTTAA
- a CDS encoding beta-glucosidase has protein sequence MKRIVLILCATLAAPLFFAQSHYKYPFRNPELPVNERIENLLSLLTTEEKIGMMMDNSQAVPRLEIPAYGWWNEALHGVARAGTATVFPQAIGMAATWDAAEHFKTFEMISDEARAKYNRSFDEALKTGRYEGLTFWTPNINIFRDPRWGRGQETYGEDPYLTSVLGVAAVKGLQGNDPKFFKTHACAKHFAVHSGPEWNRHSYNAEISKRDLYETYLPAFKALVQEGNVREVMCAYNAFDGQPCCANNTLLTEILRGKWKYDGMVVSDCWALADFFQKKYHGTHPDEKTTAADALKHSTDLECGDTYNNLNKSLASGLITEKDIDASMRRILKGWFELGMLDPKSSVHWNTIPYSVVDSEEHKKQALKMAQKSIVLMKNEKNVLPLSRSIKKIAVVGPNADDGLMQLGNYNGTPSSIVTILDGIKTKFPNAEIIYEKGSEVTDPSSRTSLYQNFISQKNGAKGMKVEFFNNNEFKGQPANTSVNSTAISYNSFGGTQLAPNVGRENTSAIISGIFKSTYTGDVVFSASTSDIYTLFVDGKEIATRKGPDARHPSEFPVKMEKGKEYQIELRHTQKGKYVSITFEVYRKDPANFASVREKAKSADVIVFAGGLSPSLEGEEMMVNAEGFRGGDKTSIALPKVQRDLLAELRKTGKPVVFVLCTGSALGLEQDEKNYDALLNAWYGGQSGGTAVADVLAGDYNPSGKLPITFYKNLEQLDSALSKTSKHEGFENYDMQGRTYRYMTEKPLYPFGHGLSYSKFVYGDSKLAKNTISTNENVMITIPVTNFSERDGEEVVQVYIKRNNDAQAPVKTLRAFERTLIKSKETKNIQLNLSKDSFAFYDEKADDLISKPGDYTIFYGGTSYDAGLKSIPLKVK, from the coding sequence ATGAAAAGAATTGTATTAATCCTATGTGCAACACTGGCAGCACCTTTATTTTTTGCCCAGAGTCATTATAAATACCCATTCAGAAACCCGGAGCTTCCGGTTAATGAAAGAATAGAAAACCTTCTTTCCTTATTAACAACAGAAGAAAAGATAGGTATGATGATGGATAATTCCCAGGCAGTTCCGCGTCTGGAAATTCCAGCCTATGGATGGTGGAATGAAGCACTTCACGGTGTGGCAAGAGCAGGTACAGCCACTGTTTTTCCTCAGGCAATCGGGATGGCGGCCACATGGGATGCTGCAGAGCATTTTAAAACTTTTGAAATGATTTCCGATGAAGCACGTGCAAAATACAACAGGTCTTTTGATGAAGCTCTAAAAACAGGGCGGTACGAAGGACTGACCTTTTGGACACCCAATATCAATATTTTTCGTGACCCAAGATGGGGAAGAGGCCAGGAAACCTATGGTGAAGACCCCTATCTTACCTCTGTTCTGGGCGTTGCTGCAGTAAAAGGCCTGCAGGGAAACGACCCGAAATTTTTTAAAACCCACGCCTGTGCCAAACATTTTGCGGTACACAGCGGACCGGAATGGAACCGCCACTCTTATAACGCAGAAATATCAAAAAGAGATCTGTATGAGACGTACCTTCCCGCTTTCAAAGCATTGGTTCAGGAAGGGAATGTAAGAGAAGTAATGTGTGCCTACAATGCTTTTGACGGGCAGCCATGTTGTGCAAACAATACTTTACTTACTGAAATTCTCCGTGGAAAATGGAAGTATGACGGAATGGTGGTCTCAGACTGTTGGGCACTGGCCGATTTCTTTCAGAAAAAATACCATGGCACTCATCCTGACGAAAAAACAACCGCAGCAGATGCCTTGAAACATTCTACAGATCTGGAATGCGGAGATACCTATAATAATCTGAATAAATCTCTTGCAAGCGGATTGATTACCGAAAAAGATATCGATGCATCGATGCGCAGAATCCTGAAAGGGTGGTTTGAGCTGGGAATGCTTGATCCGAAATCTTCCGTTCACTGGAATACCATTCCTTATTCTGTAGTAGATTCTGAAGAACATAAAAAACAGGCATTGAAAATGGCACAAAAATCAATTGTGCTGATGAAAAACGAAAAGAATGTTCTGCCTCTCAGCAGAAGTATTAAAAAAATTGCCGTTGTAGGCCCGAATGCTGATGACGGATTGATGCAGTTAGGAAACTATAATGGAACTCCTTCTTCCATTGTAACGATTTTAGACGGAATCAAAACCAAATTTCCAAATGCTGAAATCATCTACGAAAAAGGAAGTGAAGTAACAGATCCTTCGTCCAGAACGTCACTCTATCAGAATTTCATCAGTCAGAAAAACGGCGCGAAAGGAATGAAAGTAGAGTTCTTCAATAACAATGAATTCAAAGGGCAGCCGGCAAATACTTCCGTAAATTCCACCGCCATCAGCTACAACAGCTTTGGAGGAACCCAGCTTGCGCCCAATGTAGGAAGAGAAAATACCTCAGCCATTATTTCAGGAATTTTCAAAAGCACCTATACAGGAGATGTCGTATTTTCTGCTTCCACTTCTGATATCTATACACTTTTTGTGGACGGAAAAGAAATCGCCACAAGAAAAGGACCGGATGCAAGACATCCTTCGGAGTTTCCTGTAAAAATGGAAAAAGGAAAAGAATACCAGATAGAGCTGCGTCATACACAAAAAGGAAAATATGTAAGCATAACCTTTGAAGTCTACAGAAAAGACCCTGCTAATTTTGCTTCGGTGAGAGAAAAGGCGAAAAGTGCAGACGTCATTGTCTTTGCAGGCGGACTTTCTCCAAGTCTGGAAGGTGAAGAGATGATGGTGAATGCAGAAGGCTTCAGAGGGGGTGACAAAACTTCCATTGCCCTTCCTAAAGTTCAGCGGGACCTGTTGGCGGAGCTGAGAAAAACAGGAAAACCTGTTGTGTTTGTTCTTTGTACCGGAAGTGCTCTGGGATTGGAGCAGGATGAAAAAAATTATGATGCTTTACTAAATGCCTGGTATGGCGGGCAATCCGGAGGAACGGCTGTAGCAGATGTTTTGGCAGGGGATTATAATCCTTCGGGAAAATTACCTATTACCTTTTACAAAAATCTTGAACAGCTGGATAGCGCTCTTTCAAAGACAAGCAAGCATGAAGGATTTGAAAATTATGATATGCAGGGGAGAACGTACCGTTACATGACGGAAAAACCTCTTTATCCGTTCGGGCACGGCCTGAGCTATTCAAAATTTGTTTACGGAGATTCAAAGCTGGCCAAAAATACAATCAGTACTAACGAAAATGTAATGATCACAATTCCGGTGACCAATTTTTCAGAAAGAGATGGCGAAGAAGTGGTTCAGGTCTATATTAAAAGAAATAATGATGCCCAGGCACCGGTAAAAACGTTAAGGGCTTTTGAAAGGACTTTGATCAAATCAAAAGAAACAAAAAATATTCAGCTCAACCTTTCCAAAGATTCATTTGCCTTCTATGATGAAAAAGCAGATGATCTGATTTCAAAACCCGGCGATTATACCATTTTTTATGGCGGAACTTCTTATGATGCGGGGTTAAAAAGTATTCCGCTAAAAGTAAAATAA